In the genome of Chelmon rostratus isolate fCheRos1 chromosome 12, fCheRos1.pri, whole genome shotgun sequence, the window gtttgtgtgtgGGAGAACCCAGATGGGATATCAGGTAAACTGTTCTTAGTTTAAAAATGCACTGATATTAAGTATATTTAAGGCATGCTATGGCTGTGTTGGCCTACTGGATCACATGCATCTTTAAGATATATTCTCTGAGCGTTTGTTTCGTTACCTGCAGACTTGTCGGTATTAAGATCgagcaaaaactgaaaattgtAACACTAACACTTTGAAACACCTTTTAGTGCTCATAAAATCTCTCCTTTGTGGTAGTCTGCgcatatttttcctcttttttttttttctttttctttttttttttttaatccaaggAGAGTAAACTAAGCTGTGAAGTTGATATTGCTGGATATCCCAAAACTGTCCAGATGGGAAATATTCTGATCCATTGAGTTGTCTGAGTTGGCTTCAGCTAGTATGTACTGCAACCATACCTACTTCACATCCCTTTAAATAAAGCACCAGCATCATGTTTCAACTGACTTTGTGCAAGTATAATAAAAAGACAGTGTTGTATATGAGGCTTCCGAATAAGAGTGGGCGATATTCATTTGTCTTATATTTTGCTATGTTGGGCATCACCTTCATTAATTGTTGCCAATAAGCAGGACAGTTTTATGGCAGTTTtggattttaaatgatttttacATCAATGATGTGCTTTTACTATCGGGTATATTTGCTAGTTTAgctaaaacaagacatttgtcatatttatttttattttcagttaatcTGCAATGTCTTATTTTCTCCGGCCAACAGTTCAAAGCCCAAAAGTATTCAGTTTCCTCTAATCGaagcaggttttttttacatttcagaaggTGGCACCATCAAGTGTTTCAAATTTTACTACAAATTAACAGTTGATTGTAAAATAGCTGATTAATTTGCTGTTAATTGACTTTCCAATAAgcaacaaatcatttcagctctcgTCTGGTTGTTGTAGCCGTTCACTTTTTTCAGTAGTTttcttgaaaatgtttttctgttgctgtgattGAGGATGTTATACAGATTACCCCACCCCTCCTTCCAAATGCCTGAGGTCAGGGCTGGCTGATTTCAGTGTCATACTATATATACTTTGCTATCTGTCCCCTCAGCATCGTGGCCTGCATTAGTCCAGCGCGGCCAGTGTTGCAGAACGATGAGGAGGACTGCTTTATTGCAGTATTGGATTTTTATGTTATTCTTGCATTACTGTGATGAAGTACGTACCTTCAGCTGTCAGGCATTTAATTCACTGGATTTTCGAAAAACAGACATTCTTGTCTTATTGTGTTCAGTTTCTCAATAGGTTTTCCTGAAACATTAATATCACAATGTAGAATTACATTTACTGTGGAGGATTTCATCCATATCGCCACCACTGCCGGAGGTAAAACACATCCATACATGCAGAACCATAAAGTCTTGATTCTCCAAATAGGCTTTATTATAAAAGAAATCCTTGATAAAACACTTAGAAGTAACAAGGAGCAAACGCATTAACTGTTTCCAGAGAGCGGGGAGCAGGCCTGagcaacacacaacactgaacaaaaataaagattcaATATACTTGAAGAAGTGACAAAACCTGACAACACAAGCTCAAGAAAAGTGAAGCCTACTTCAATTTTTAACTGATTATAACTGCAGAGGCAAAAAGGCTACGGGTACTGTAAAGCAACGAGACAATGTCTTTGGGCAAAAATGACGACTCTGCATTGTATATTTGCAAAAGGACTAGACAACTCTTCTTTGCGGAAAATCAATACATTTAACgctcatttcacattttagatTTACCccagtggggggaaaaaaaagtcagaacaTGTTCACGACTAAAATGGAGGGATAATGTGGGGCAAAGCAGGACAGACTGCTTAATCGCTGACATCCATGTCCTCTTCATGGTGATCGTCAGCTCCGTTAACCTTGGCCTTCACAGGCCTCGCTGTGCCGTTTCCCTCTACAGACTGAGGAGACAAAGCAGAGTCGTCAGAATCCTTCCTGCCCTCGCGCTCCTTCTCGCTGTCGTAGCCTTGTTCTTCTTCATCATAATCCCTGGTGATCTGTGAAAAGAACCAATGGATGTGAAGCATAAATATCCCCCTAGTCTGGTTTACATCAGAACAGCAAAGCTCACGAACAAGCTCATGAAGACTGAGTGTTCGATATACTATACCAACCTTGACATCTCCCTTCTCGCCATCGGATTTCCTCTCCCGCTCTCgttctttgtctttgcttttctttttcttgctggTGGAGTGTTCACGTTCCTCGCGACTGTGTTCTTTATCACTCTTGCGGTCCCTTTCCTTatccctcttcttttccttcttgtgtctgtagaggaggagaggaagagtcagATGTAGCCGCACAAAAGCACATTTAGTTTATTTGGtctgaacaaagagaaagaaatcacacaTTGTTGCCTTTTCGTTCTCCACTGAAAGTGGACCAAGACTCTCCTTTTCTGGTGCTCTTGGTCCTATTATACTGTGccagatttcagctttaaacagCATAGGTGTGAGGCAGTCTCTTTCAGTGTGCAGTGATAACCAACCTTCGAGGAGACGGAGACCTGGAGTTTCTCCTTTTAGGAGAGCGGCTGCCGCTTCGACTTCTCCTGTGCCTCCTATGTAGCAGAAGAGGACAAAAAAGCTGAGAATGGCATACTGCAACGTCACCAGAGAATACCGGGTGGCTCCAGAATTAAAgtttatatacattttcaaTTGCATTCTGCTGAGAAGAGGAAAACCTTTGCTGTACTCACCGGCTCTGGCTGCGGGACCTCCTGGCAGTGCTGTAGCTTTTTGGTGGTGTTTTGGATCTTCTCCTCCCTGAAtcatctctctttctatctctgtAGATAAATTTGTTTTTAAGATCTCAGACAGCCTCAATCAGATTTTTATCCATGAATATCATAAAGCAGTCTTAAAGATTAACCCACCTGGATCTGCTCTGAGATCGCCTGCTTCGGTCTCTAGAGTAGGTGCCCTTCCTGCGTGGGCTTTTGGAGCGCCTCCGATTTCTGGAGCTCGACCGTCGCCGGGATTTGCTCCTGGTTCTCCTGCAACCACACATTTAAACCATTTCACTTTATtctcaaaatacaaaatcatCTCCATGTCAACTCTTCAGATATTGTACAGCAGTATTAATCACCTGTGTCTCGAACGTGATCGGGACCTCCTCCTTCTGGACCTGGACCGAGACTGAGTGCGCTTCTTATTGCTCTCCTTAtctgcaggacagaaaaaaacaaacttgctAAATATTGCTAAGGTACAATGTACCAAGGATCAtttcaaaaaggcaaaaaccagGGAAGTAAGATTTATGACTGCTGAGCACTGCAATGCAGCTTTGGTGCACTCACTTCCAGGCTCGATTGCAGCAGAAATGAGCGACTGGGCCTCTCTGACTCTCTTCATGGCCTCTTCGATTTCTTTGTTTGATGCGTCAGCCTTCAGGCTTGCATTCAGGTTTAAGCCTGCAGCCAGAGGATTCAGTCTAAACAAAGGAATATTAATTAGCTGATTCATCAGTACTACAAACACATCTATTTCTTTACTCCACAGTTACAAAAACTGCATTCAGACACAATGTTCAGAGGACAAACAAGCTTTATACTGACTTACTTTGGATCTGTCATGAACTTTAAGAGCTGATCCGCAGCCTGTAAAAACAGTGGGGAGAAGGTTTGTCAAATAAACTGCATGTCTAACTTACGTTTTTGGAAAAGATTTCCTTGTCCATGTCATTAAAATCTCTCACCTGGGGATTCATATTGGGGCCTGCAAATCCAAACGCAGCCATTGCATCCATGTTCGGAGCACCGAAAGGGTTCCCTCCCATCtggagtaaaaacaaacacaagcaagcaTGTGAAGGCGCTTTTGTAATGCTAGTCTATTGTTGAGATCTCGACATCTTACAAGTGTTCATGGTCTCATACTGGTGTCAATATCATCATTTCCATATTCTGACAGATGATCACTGTTTCAGTTCTGAATCACCATCACACAAAAGACATCACCCACAATCGACAActgacaaagtaaaactgtgaaCACTGAAAATGATCCCTCTTTTCCGACATTCTAGACGTAACTTTTACCCTCATTTTCACccactttttaaaatactttcGGCTTGAGCTGAAACTGTTTTGTCAACTGCTGTTTCCCTGGTCAATTATTAACTTAatgatcgaaagctccagaCCTGCTACTAAATGGACTTTGAGGCGAGATTGTTTCATCTGTGGAAGATCTGATGTGACTCAACATCCCTGCTTCTGCATGCTGACAGCAAATCATCTTGGTCAGCAGAACAGAACAAGATTATCACAAATCATCGGGAGCATGACTTTCTGCTAAAATGCACGGCGCACCACGATGTCACAATGAAGTTGTTGTAATTCTGTGACTTTGTGCACTCGATTATATACTTTCCCACAGTCAGAGCATTTGTGCCAGAGAGTGAATTCTTACAGGTGGATTGGGGATGGGATTGGGCGTTGGAAGAAGTCCTCCTCCTGGCAGAATTCCTGCAACAGCATTTGCGGGCGCCAACAGTGACAAAGCTTTAGCCTCATCTGGAATAGATCctacaggaaaacaaaaacaggcattAGGAGAGAACTTCACAGACATCAACCACAGAGAACACATgttggacaaagaaaaaaaaaacagtcttcaCACTGCATTTCTCCAAATTAGGTTCAACAAATTGGTTACCTTACAGATCAGAGAAGAATTCCCTTAATTCAACATAATCATTGCAGTGACATACAGATTGCTGGAATATATCACACTACTCCAATGAACACTGCCAAGAATATATCACCTGAACGTGTTTTTTAAGTCATGAACCAAACGTTAGCAAGCACAGCTGCTTCTCCAGTTGGGTGTGCCCTCAATTTTCATTTAGACGTTTACTGAAACAAGCGACTCACGTTGGCGGCTTCGCTACtaaaagcacacagagaaaaatcgAGATacacacaacagagagaatTTTAGGGATTTGGCAAGAACACTATACAGGCTATCAGTGTTTACttaccaaaaacacaaatgtcagatATACTAAATGACAATAGCAGAATTCAGGGTGGGTAGCGTGCCTGCTTTACATCATTATTCTACAAgactgattccaaaaaagtcggAAAGCTGTGTAAACCATAAAACATAATGTGGTCATTcgctgatcctttttgacatatactcaattgaaaagtccaaagacaatatatttaatgtctgacctcatcaacttaattgatttttgtaaaaatatgtttattctgaatttgatgcagcagcacgtttcaaacaagttgggacaggagcaacaaaagactgagaaagctgtggaacgctccaaaaacacctgtttggaacatcccacaggtcaacaggttgattggtaacaggtgatagtatcatgattggatatgaaaggagcatcctggaaaggctcagtcgctcaaAAGCaaggatgaagcgaggttcaccactttgtgaacacatgattgtataaaggatgttactacatggactcaggaacactttgtaaaacttgTCAGTAAACTCAGTTTGGTTACCATTGATTGCATTTagtttttctttacattttacacagcatcccaactcttttggaatctgggttgtagtATCCTTACCTGCCACTGCATCAATTAACCAAACCAAGGCAGAGGACAACTGGTTCGATTAATCTGCGCTACCAAAGTTCaactaaaaatgattttatcatCTCTATTTGTGATATGCCACCTCATATCCACCCCCAAAACAACTCTTTCACAAAAAGACATGACCTTAAAACGGAcacacaacaatgacaacatttaaataaaagagCACACTGAAGAGAGAAATTGCTGCAGGAGACAAAACTGTTGGATGGTATTTTCTGCAGGGCCTGGTATACACGACTGGCTGAGCCAGGAAAAAgaactgtaaaacacaacaacaaaagaagacCACTGTTAAAGAGAATATATTTCACCAACATTGTGTCATGTCGGGTGGGCATCTTAGACAACTAATGATGAGACGATGTAAGACTATTATAGAAGACAACCAGTCATCAAATAGCTTTGTCCTTCTTAAGTCCCAAAACTAGCTGTTAAgtaactctgtgtgtgcagggtcaGTTTTTGCACAACTGATTATTCACAACCGGCATGTTTGGAAAGCCTTTTGCCACCAGCCCCAAATAACCACCTTTCAAAGTGTCTCTCTCGGGcttatttacatattttcatAGGATAGGGCTGACGGTATTTAGTTTTTGGGTACTCTCaaaaaatcccatgaaaagatcaaaaccaacaatggTAGTTCTTCTCTCAAAACTTTCTGACTTctatacagcaaaaaaaaaaaaaaaaaagcatttttggggactattttcagtagcggattaatacacattagGTTTGTCCTGGTGAGTATGAACAGCTGCAGGACGGTCCATGTGcaatgtcacccagtgcaacgctgtggctcactgatgtgctttATATAGCTTTAGGACAATAACGCtcttttagtctttttatgggatttgttgacataaaaaaagaaaaatactgcCAGCCTCATCCATTAAGGAACAATACTTAAGCCATGAAATGAATGGCTGAGCAGTGTTCAAAAGTGTtgcaaaacaatacaaaatgaGCACTGTTTCAGGGTATGTCCCCAATATGTGACCTTTGCACTAAACCAcctagaaaaaataaaaggaaagagaaagaaaaggcagagaaagaacagaggacaCAAAAAGAGTGGGGTGGGACTTGAATGCTTGCTGGCCTTTGCAAATGTCTATAATCCCCTGTTGGCAGGCAGAGGACCACTTTCAGCCATCAACGAGGGGGCTGCTTTTGCCTTCTTCACtacaaaaatcacacacacacacacacacacatacacacacacacaaataacagaGAGAAGTTTAACAGAGGATAGTCCAATATGGGGGAGAAAATAGTTTAAACAACTTCACTTCTGTATTTTGAGGTGTCTGTGGCGCCCGCAGCTTGGGAGTGTTCAACTCCTAGTCTGTAAAGCAGATTTTGGTatactgtgctttctgaatACAGAACATGTTATCGTTTTCGGCATAGACATAAAGCTTGATATTCATTTTccacagaaataaaatgcaggTTATGAAGAGAGTATCATTGTTTTGGCAAAACAGATATGGGATGTGCTACAACAGTATACCAAAAATCTGACAGGTCTGCTTTAAACATTTCTTTCGGACAATGGGAGGGAATGGCAGTACCAGTATCATTCAATTTATCTGAAAAAGCTCATATAAACAGATTGAGGTGAGTTGACTTGTGCCATTCACATACGGAACAAAGGAaatctttttactgttttacattTCCGCTATTCAAGATTCATGCCATTCAGTCAACATGGACCACTCATACAAGAGAACAACGAAGGGACAAACCTTCAGCGAACGGGACCACGATCAACGCTCTGtcaacaaacacagtgttggTCAGATGTTGAGACACTCCAACAGACTCTGGCTCCTGGAACTTCACAAAGCACACCCGCGACGTCACCGGCATTGGAGAATCACTGTTGAGGAAGttaaaaaatattacattaaataGCACAAAATTGCAATCTTGCAATacatctttatttgtttgtttagacAACGTGAAGTGGTCCAACCATGTCCACACGCTTTGTTATGCACAGAGTTGAGGATTTGGCACATTCACaatttaatgtgaaaatctgCATTCAGTGCATCATTCAAATCAGGATATCAATAACACACTATactataataatgataacagaTACACATTTGTTAGCATTATTAAAGTATACTGCAGATATTAGGCAGGGTGAGTCCCATCATTACAATCTCCCTTCTCTGTTCGTTAGTGAGTCGAAATTATAAGATACTAAGTAGCAGATAgttaaataatgacagtaagGAAATAAAATCACGAGATAGCAAGCCAAACctgtcacactgaaaaaaacaaaacaaatcaaacgtTTGTTTATATGACATTATAGAAAATAATGGATCAAAATGTTTACTGGTCTCATTGTGTTGACTTCTCAGGAGCATTTTATTCTCGTCATTcctaacttttttttccttttcctggaCTTCCATACTTGTCTGATCTCACTATGGCAAAAACCAAAATACTGCAGCAACTTCACGTTACAACCCGAATTAATTTAAGAATTTGAGCCACAAATATCTTAACTGGACCTCCATCATCAGCTACAATTTAAAGAAACGTTTGTGTACGTGTGCAAGACATGATCAACAAGTCAAACGTTGCTCAATGTGTATGTAGCATCAGTTGGTGTTAGCCAACATCGGTGTATTAAGTTACTGTTAGCTAGCATTACAATTCTGTTTATCATGTTGGGCCTACGTTTAATTCCTACAAAGGTAGCCTGTTTGGAAAACCAGACAGTTCATCTGTGACTGCATCGCCATCAAAATTAACGAGTAAATCATCAGCTATTCAACTCACTCTGGTGGAAATAACTTAAGCTCTTCGATGGTTCCCAAAAAGCCGAACAGTGTTCTCATCTGCTCCGATGTTGTGCTTGGCGACACATTGGTCACCTGGACCACCTTCGTGGTGTAGTTCATTTTCCAGACGAAACAGTTCAAACAGCAACACTACCGTTAACAGCTAAACTTAATTTAAAGAAACGTTTATCAGCTTGTTATTAAAGCCGGCTGTTTTTAGGAAATTAGTAGGCTAGGTGTAAGCAAGCAACTGACGTTATATCAACTGTAGCATTCCGCCGCCATATTGTAACTCCCGAACGAACTGCGCATGCGTATAGTTAAACTCTGTCTTGTATGATAATAACAAAGATTCTTGAAACATCACAGGTTATCAGGTTGATTAATTTATTTTCGCCTCCTTTAATCGATCGATGTAATGTTAGTCTTGTACAGCAGCGACCGTGACACTGATATTATGTTTTGTAGCCATTGAACTACAATCAATAACCAACAGAGGTCTCCCTCCGCTTTTATAGACGATATAAACAAGGATAATGGGAAGGTAAAGCATCTGTATCTTTGCCATAGCTGTAACATTATGATAAATTATATGGGTTTCTTCTCACAGATTGAGTTTGATTGAGCTTCATCTGTTTGCTGGTAGACGTGTATAATCTGGACAATGTCCTTctttctcagctctctgcataAACATTAAAGTTCATTCATGACCTTGGAAATAGTAGTTAGACAAAACGATCCCATCTTAAAGTCCACTTTGAAAGAGAAATCAGTCATCGGATTTTAAATCATGCCTAAATTTTCCGGGCAAGAATATTTCAGATTCACTTCACAGTTGCTCACTATGCACTTCatggagctttcaaccacatcacCCAGTTTTCATCAGCGGatggtgtttgttgttgtggagaTGGATCTGCAGATCTGTAGCTGTTACGATATCATAAATGCTCAGAAACTTAATGACAACTGAGCAACTTCAGTCCACTGATGAGGACCatgtgatgtggttgaaagccAAAAGATAGTAAGTGGGCTTTGAGTTGGGGTTGTTTTGTCAAGCTGTATATACATTGTCTTCCTAACTGAAAGTAACTGCAGTCCATGTGAATGTAAGATGTATGatcgttctttctttcttgatCAATAAATTGTCATATAAATGTTGTCCATTGCTAATGAAAGTCAGGCCATGTGTCGGCCGGAGGAGCCACATCACAACACTGCCACTGACAGAACTGCCTCTGGTGAAACTCTCTCTCCTAATGGTGTTTTTTCCCAGGAGGAACAATGCAGCGTTTGTCTTCAGGCTACGTCGAGCATAATCCCTACACCTGGATTATAGTGGCACCGAGACAAGCAAGTTAAGGCATTTTGTGTTCAGAACAAAGAAACACTGGCCCCATTTCATCCAATCAGCGTTGTTTGTAATCGTCATATTGTACAAGATCACCTAATAATAGCAGTGACGGttcactgttattgttgtttcaCAACGAATCCATTCTATTATTGTATTATTCAACCTTAAATTGTCCTGGAATACTGATAGGTTTGGTTTTTCACCAATTTAATCCCaattgtttcattaaaaa includes:
- the LOC121615316 gene encoding serine/arginine-rich splicing factor 11-like isoform X1; its protein translation is MNYTTKVVQVTNVSPSTTSEQMRTLFGFLGTIEELKLFPPDDSPMPVTSRVCFVKFQEPESVGVSQHLTNTVFVDRALIVVPFAEGSIPDEAKALSLLAPANAVAGILPGGGLLPTPNPIPNPPMGGNPFGAPNMDAMAAFGFAGPNMNPQAADQLLKFMTDPKLNPLAAGLNLNASLKADASNKEIEEAMKRVREAQSLISAAIEPGNKESNKKRTQSRSRSRRRRSRSRSRHRRTRSKSRRRSSSRNRRRSKSPRRKGTYSRDRSRRSQSRSRDRKRDDSGRRRSKTPPKSYSTARRSRSQSRRHRRSRSGSRSPKRRNSRSPSPRRHKKEKKRDKERDRKSDKEHSREEREHSTSKKKKSKDKERERERKSDGEKGDVKITRDYDEEEQGYDSEKEREGRKDSDDSALSPQSVEGNGTARPVKAKVNGADDHHEEDMDVSD
- the LOC121615316 gene encoding serine/arginine-rich splicing factor 11-like isoform X3, which encodes MGGNPFGAPNMDAMAAFGFAGPNMNPQAADQLLKFMTDPKLNPLAAGLNLNASLKADASNKEIEEAMKRVREAQSLISAAIEPGNKESNKKRTQSRSRSRRRRSRSRSRHRRTRSKSRRRSSSRNRRRSKSPRRKGTYSRDRSRRSQSRSRDRKRDDSGRRRSKTPPKSYSTARRSRSQSRRHRRSRSGSRSPKRRNSRSPSPRRHKKEKKRDKERDRKSDKEHSREEREHSTSKKKKSKDKERERERKSDGEKGDVKITRDYDEEEQGYDSEKEREGRKDSDDSALSPQSVEGNGTARPVKAKVNGADDHHEEDMDVSD
- the LOC121615316 gene encoding serine/arginine-rich splicing factor 11-like isoform X2, which translates into the protein MNYTTKVVQVTNVSPSTTSEQMRTLFGFLGTIEELKLFPPDDSPMPVTSRVCFVKFQEPESVGVSQHLTNTVFVDRALIVVPFAEGSIPDEAKALSLLAPANAVAGILPGGGLLPTPNPIPNPPMGGNPFGAPNMDAMAAFGFAGPNMNPQAADQLLKFMTDPKLNPLAAGLNLNASLKADASNKEIEEAMKRVREAQSLISAAIEPGNKESNKKRTQSRSRSRRRRSRSRSRHRRTRSKSRRRSSSRNRRRSKSPRRKGTYSRDRSRRSQSRSRDRKRDDSGRRRSKTPPKSYSTARRSRSQSRRHRRSRSGSRSPKRRNSRSPSPRRHKKEKKRDKERDRKSDKEHSREEREHSTSKKKKSKDKERERERKSDGEKGDVKSVEGNGTARPVKAKVNGADDHHEEDMDVSD